The genomic window GAGCGTTAAGATGATTTTGTTTTTTAAAACAATAAAATTCAAATCGGTCTTGCTTAACAATTTATCCAATAATTCATCAACCGTTACGTTGCTGTAAGTTCCAGAAATTAAAGTTTTGTTCGAATCCACCCAGACAGGATCAAAATAAAATTTATAAGAAGTCGAAGCCTCAATGGCTTTTAGTGCTTCTGGTAAGGTTTGGTTATTAAATGTTATAGTTACTTTTTCATTTGTATTTTGGGAAAATGAAAGATTACATGATAATATAATAACAACTAAGGCGAGTATAATTTTTTTCATGCAGTTTTATTTTTCAGTCAAAAGTGAGTTATTGATGTATTTCATTAAATTTTTCATGAATAAATTGAGATCAGATTTTCGGAGTTCTCTATTCATATCATAAAACTCATTAATATTTTTCTTTTTCTCTGGAAATATTTTAATAATATCACTTTTGCTGTCAACTGTGTACTGAGATTTTTTATAAGCTAAGAAATAATTGTTCTTTGGTTTAAACTGATAGAAAATACCATCTTCCCTAACAACTTTTTGTATGGTTTTGCTGTGTTTAATGTAAAAAGTAAAATCGGGAGTACTTTCTGTAACTTCGTAATAACCAGTAGAGAATCCTGGTAAGTTATATTGCTCCTTATTTAATTTGACAAAATTTCGGTCATATAAAGAAAAAGAATCCACTTTTTCTTTTACAAGGCTGATGCCAATTAATTCTGATGCGCCAAAAGGATTTAAAATCAGAATATCTCTATAGATATCATATTTTAAAGACGTTGCGTAATAAAATTGTCCTTCAAATTTAAGTGTTCCTTTTTCGAACTTGTCATCACGGAAATAAATTGTGCTGCCGTCTAAAGTGGTGTACGGATTGGTATGAAGAATTCCATTGTTGATGTCAAGATTGTTTTTTCCAATACTATTGTCAAACCAATTATAAATTTCAATTTCTTTAATACTTTGGCTGTGAACGGAATTAATGCTTAATAATAATCCAAATAAAGTTAGGAATATTATCTTTTTTTGATAATTTTTCAAAGGATTCAGTAATTTAATGATTTGTTTTGGTAGTTTCCAAAAGTATAAAAAAAAGGTTACAAATAAAACGTGAATTTGTTAAATTGTGATATTTTTTTTAAAAGTTTTAGAAAGGAAGTTGCTGATTATTATTGGGTTTTAAATTTGTTTATGAAAAATTAAGAGGCAAAAGATTATTGTCTCTAAAACGAAAAACCCCAATTCAATTAATGAATTGGGGTTTCCTATGAATAAACCTTTAGTAAACTAAGATCTGATTACTCTTTTTTCTCCTCGCGTGGAGGTCTTGGAACAAGTGCTTTTTTAGACACTTTTTCTTTTTTAGTTTTTGGGTCAACTCCTAAGTATTTTACTTGGAAAACATCTCCCATTTTAACTACGTCAGCAACGTTTTCTGTACGTTCCCAAGCCAATTCAGAAACGTGAAGCAATACTTCGTTTCCTGGTGCAGCAGTATATTCTACTACAGCTCCAAAGTCAAGCATTTTGATAACTTTTACTTCGTAAGCTTCTCCCATTTGTGGTTTGAAAGTAATAGAAGCAATTTTTGCTAATACAGTTTCAATTCCAGCAGGATCTGTACCTAAAATTTCGATAACACCTTGCTCGTCAACTTCGTTAATAACGATAGTTGTTCCAGTAGCTTTTTGTAATTCTTGAATTACTTTTCCTCCAGGTCCAATTAATGCTCCAATAAAGTTTCCAGGAATAGTTCTAGTGATAATTTTTGGTGCATGTGCTTTAACGTCACCTCTTGGAGCTGCGATAGTTTCAGTTAGCTTTCTTAAAATATGTAAACGTCCATCACGAGCCTGAGCTAAAGCTTGTTCCATAATGTCATAACGTAATCCATCAATTTTGATGTCCATTTGACAAGCTGTAATACCATCAGCAGTTCCAGTTACTTTAAAGTCCATATCTCCTAAATGATCTTCATCACCTAAAATATCAGACAATACCGCAAATTTCTCACCGTCAGTAATTAATCCCATAGCAATTCCAGAAACTGGTTTTACCATTTGAACTCCAGCGTCCATAAGAGCCATTGTTCCAGCACAAACTGTTGCCATAGAAGAAGAACCATTAGATTCTAAAACCTCAGAAACAACACGAATTGTATACGGACAATCAGCAGGAATCATATTTTTTAAAGCTCTTTGAGCTAAGTTACCGTGACCAACTTCTCTTCTTGAAGTTCCTCTTAGTGGTTTTGCTTCACCAGTAGAGAAAGGAGGGAAGTTATAGTGTAAGTAGAATTTCTCTTCACCTTGCTCACTAGGCGAGTCGATTTGGTTTGCTTCTCTAGAAGTTCCTAAAGTTACAGTTGCCAAAGCTTGAGTTTCTCCACGAGTAAATAAAGATGAACCGTGAACTCTTGGTAAATAATCAGTTTCACACCAAATTGGTCTGATTTCTGTAGTTTTTCTACCATCTAAACGTACGCCTAATTCTAATACTACATTACGAACAGCTTCTTTGTTTGTTTTGTAGAAATATTTAGAAACTAAATCTCCGTCAACAGCTAATTCTTCTTCAGTAAATAAAGCTTTTACTTCTTCTTTTACTTCAGCAAATGCAGCTCCTCTTTCGTGTTTAGCCGAACCAACTTTTGCAATATTATAGATTTTATCGTATGCAGCTTCTTTTACTTTTTTGTAAATTTCTTCGTTTTCTTTCTCACCTTCGTAAGTACGAATTTCTTTTTTACCAAAAGCAGCTTGTAAACGATATTGTGCTTCGATTTGAACTTTGATCGCTTCGTGGGCAAATTTAATTGCTTCGATCATTTCAGCTTCTGAAATTTCTTTCATCTCACCTTCAACCATCGC from Flavobacterium fluviale includes these protein-coding regions:
- a CDS encoding polyribonucleotide nucleotidyltransferase, with the protein product MIPQLFVEKIDLGDGRSITIETGRLAKQADGSVVVRMGDTMILATAVSARTSNPGVDFLPLTVDYREKFAAAGRFPGGFFKREARPSDSEVLTMRLVDRVLRPLFPDDYHAETQVMIQLMSHDEEVMPDALAGLAASAALAVSDIPFYNLISEVRVARIDGKLVINPSRAELEKSDIDMMIGASMDSVAMVEGEMKEISEAEMIEAIKFAHEAIKVQIEAQYRLQAAFGKKEIRTYEGEKENEEIYKKVKEAAYDKIYNIAKVGSAKHERGAAFAEVKEEVKALFTEEELAVDGDLVSKYFYKTNKEAVRNVVLELGVRLDGRKTTEIRPIWCETDYLPRVHGSSLFTRGETQALATVTLGTSREANQIDSPSEQGEEKFYLHYNFPPFSTGEAKPLRGTSRREVGHGNLAQRALKNMIPADCPYTIRVVSEVLESNGSSSMATVCAGTMALMDAGVQMVKPVSGIAMGLITDGEKFAVLSDILGDEDHLGDMDFKVTGTADGITACQMDIKIDGLRYDIMEQALAQARDGRLHILRKLTETIAAPRGDVKAHAPKIITRTIPGNFIGALIGPGGKVIQELQKATGTTIVINEVDEQGVIEILGTDPAGIETVLAKIASITFKPQMGEAYEVKVIKMLDFGAVVEYTAAPGNEVLLHVSELAWERTENVADVVKMGDVFQVKYLGVDPKTKKEKVSKKALVPRPPREEKKE